In Rhodobacter sp. 24-YEA-8, the following are encoded in one genomic region:
- the pgi gene encoding glucose-6-phosphate isomerase — protein sequence MDKWQALKAHHAKVAERRILSLFDADPARAAGFSAEADGLLFDWSKTNIDAGGRDLLLALATASGVADRRAAMFSGKKINETEGRAVLHVALRAGEEHRILVDGQDVIPEITATRKRMAAFANALRSGAFQGQGGKITDVVNIGIGGSDLGPAMAALALVPNADGPRTHFVSNVDGAHIHDTLAGLNPETTLVIVASKTFTTIETMTNADTAKAWMGRVVKDPAAQFAAVSTAGDKTAAYGIAPERVFGFADWVGGRYSMWGPIGLALMLAIGPQDFDQFLAGGRAMDNHFLETPFADNIPVLLALVGIWHNQLCDYATRAVLPYEQRLSRLPAYLQQLEMESNGKSVALDGTSLGINSGPVVWGEPGTNGQHAFYQLIHQGTRVVPCEFLVGRHGHEPDLAHQHLLLVANCLAQSEALLRGRSLDEARAIMAKKGLTGEELERQARHRVFPGNRPTTTLAYDRLTPFVLGQIIALYEHRVFVEGVILGINSYDQWGVELGKELALALQPVLEGKETTEGKDGSTASLMAFLKT from the coding sequence ATGGATAAGTGGCAGGCGCTGAAAGCGCATCATGCGAAAGTGGCAGAGCGCCGGATCCTCTCATTGTTCGATGCGGATCCGGCGCGGGCGGCTGGCTTTTCTGCGGAGGCCGACGGGCTTTTGTTCGACTGGTCAAAGACCAATATCGACGCCGGGGGCCGCGATCTCCTGCTGGCGCTGGCCACGGCTTCGGGCGTCGCCGACAGGCGCGCCGCGATGTTTTCCGGCAAGAAGATCAATGAGACCGAGGGCAGGGCGGTGCTCCACGTCGCGCTGCGCGCCGGCGAGGAACACCGGATCCTGGTCGACGGCCAGGATGTGATCCCCGAAATCACCGCAACCCGCAAACGTATGGCGGCATTCGCCAACGCGCTGCGCTCGGGGGCCTTTCAGGGGCAGGGCGGCAAGATCACCGATGTCGTCAATATCGGCATCGGCGGCTCTGACCTCGGCCCGGCCATGGCCGCGCTGGCGCTGGTCCCCAATGCTGACGGGCCGCGCACGCATTTCGTCTCGAACGTAGATGGCGCGCATATCCATGACACGCTGGCCGGGCTGAACCCGGAAACCACGCTGGTGATCGTCGCCTCCAAGACCTTCACCACCATCGAGACCATGACCAATGCGGATACCGCAAAGGCCTGGATGGGCCGCGTGGTCAAAGACCCGGCCGCGCAATTTGCCGCCGTTTCGACCGCTGGTGACAAAACCGCCGCTTATGGCATCGCGCCCGAACGTGTGTTCGGTTTCGCGGACTGGGTCGGTGGGCGCTATTCGATGTGGGGGCCGATCGGCCTCGCATTGATGCTGGCAATCGGGCCTCAGGATTTCGATCAGTTCCTCGCCGGCGGCCGCGCGATGGACAATCACTTCCTCGAAACCCCCTTCGCCGACAATATCCCGGTGCTGCTGGCGCTGGTGGGCATCTGGCACAACCAGCTCTGCGACTATGCCACCCGCGCTGTGCTGCCCTATGAACAACGCCTCTCGCGGCTGCCCGCCTATCTCCAGCAGCTCGAGATGGAATCAAATGGCAAATCGGTGGCGCTCGATGGCACATCGCTCGGCATCAACTCTGGCCCCGTGGTCTGGGGCGAGCCCGGCACCAATGGCCAGCACGCCTTTTACCAGCTGATCCACCAGGGCACCCGCGTCGTCCCCTGCGAATTCCTCGTCGGCCGCCACGGCCATGAGCCGGACCTCGCGCATCAGCACCTGTTGCTCGTCGCCAATTGCCTCGCGCAATCCGAGGCGCTGCTGCGCGGCCGCTCCCTCGACGAGGCCCGCGCCATCATGGCGAAAAAAGGTCTGACCGGAGAGGAACTGGAACGCCAGGCCCGCCACCGTGTCTTCCCAGGCAACCGCCCAACGACAACGCTCGCCTATGACAGGCTCACCCCTTTCGTCCTCGGCCAGATCATCGCGCTCTATGAACATCGCGTCTTTGTCGAAGGCGTGATCCTCGGGATCAATTCCTATGATCAATGGGGGGTCGAGCTTGGCAAGGAACTCGCCCTCGCGCTGCAACCGGTGCTCGAAGGCAAAGAAACCACCGAGGGCAAAGACGGCTCCACCGCCAGCCTCATGGCCTTCCTGAAAACCTGA
- a CDS encoding RidA family protein → MSSEIKRYGVGARMSEGVSYNGIIWLAGQVGNPGDSVADQTRTCLAEVDRILAAAGTDKTRILSTQIWLADMVDFAEMNAVWDAWVPQGNTPARATGEAKLATPDYRVEVIVTAALK, encoded by the coding sequence ATGAGTTCGGAAATCAAACGCTACGGCGTGGGCGCGCGTATGTCCGAGGGCGTGTCTTATAATGGCATCATCTGGCTCGCGGGCCAGGTCGGGAACCCCGGCGACTCGGTTGCGGATCAGACCCGCACCTGCCTTGCCGAAGTGGACCGGATCCTTGCGGCTGCAGGCACTGACAAGACCCGTATCCTGTCGACCCAGATCTGGCTCGCCGATATGGTGGATTTCGCCGAGATGAATGCGGTCTGGGATGCCTGGGTGCCGCAGGGCAATACCCCGGCGCGCGCCACCGGCGAGGCCAAGCTCGCGACGCCGGATTACCGCGTCGAGGTCATCGTGACCGCTGCGCTGAAGTAA
- the rsgA gene encoding ribosome small subunit-dependent GTPase A — MQAGVKHVSDQIPPALSGPALNGPGLSDPALAALGWSAFFSDQFGEADAGLVPMRVATVHRARMTAQSVAGPVRLTLPPRANTADYAVGDWILTEGESRMLVRRLDRQTLLQRRSDGGGVPQLIAANVDTLFIVTSCNDDFSPARLERYLAVANEAGTTPVIVLSKADKIADPGAFRDQAVALQRGLQAVWLDATSPDAARVLAPWLGTGQTVALVGSSGVGKSSLLNTLAEKTGEDAQLTGSIREDDAKGRHTTTSRSLHAIAGGAMVIDTPGIRSLYVSDLSTGLDQLFAEIAELTPECRFRDCTHGHEPGCAVLAAVKAGTLDPARLDRWRKLHEENLANTPVLTGPRGNKTARPGGKRR, encoded by the coding sequence ATGCAGGCAGGTGTGAAACATGTCTCAGATCAGATCCCGCCCGCCCTGAGCGGCCCTGCCCTGAATGGCCCAGGCCTGAGCGATCCGGCACTGGCTGCTCTCGGCTGGTCTGCCTTCTTTTCTGATCAATTCGGCGAGGCGGATGCAGGGCTGGTGCCGATGCGGGTTGCAACCGTCCACCGCGCCAGGATGACGGCGCAATCTGTCGCGGGCCCTGTCCGGCTTACCCTACCGCCCCGCGCCAATACCGCAGATTATGCGGTGGGCGACTGGATCCTGACAGAGGGCGAAAGCAGGATGCTGGTGCGCAGGCTCGACCGGCAGACCCTTCTGCAACGGCGCAGCGACGGCGGCGGTGTGCCGCAGCTGATCGCCGCGAATGTCGATACCCTGTTCATCGTCACCTCCTGCAATGACGATTTCAGCCCGGCGCGGCTGGAACGCTATCTTGCCGTCGCGAATGAGGCCGGAACCACACCGGTCATCGTGTTGTCCAAGGCCGATAAGATCGCGGATCCGGGCGCGTTTCGCGATCAGGCCGTCGCATTGCAGCGCGGATTGCAGGCGGTCTGGCTGGATGCAACATCGCCCGATGCGGCCCGGGTGCTTGCGCCATGGCTTGGCACCGGTCAGACGGTGGCCCTGGTCGGATCGTCCGGGGTGGGTAAGTCATCCCTGCTGAACACGCTTGCGGAAAAAACCGGCGAGGATGCGCAGCTGACGGGCAGCATCCGCGAGGATGACGCTAAGGGGCGGCACACTACGACTTCGCGCTCGCTGCATGCGATTGCCGGCGGGGCGATGGTGATCGACACGCCAGGCATCCGGTCGCTTTATGTCAGCGATCTGTCCACCGGACTGGATCAGCTGTTTGCCGAAATCGCAGAGCTTACCCCCGAATGCCGCTTTCGCGACTGCACCCATGGCCATGAGCCGGGTTGCGCGGTGCTGGCCGCCGTCAAGGCCGGAACGCTCGACCCCGCCCGCCTGGATCGCTGGCGCAAGCTGCATGAAGAGAACCTCGCAAATACCCCGGTTCTGACCGGCCCCCGCGGCAACAAAACCGCGCGCCCGGGCGGCAAGCGCCGCTGA
- the guaA gene encoding glutamine-hydrolyzing GMP synthase, with protein sequence MTQPQRLLIIDFGSQVTQLIARRLRELNVYCEIHPYQRVSDAFLTEFAPQAVILSGGPDSVTREGSPRAPESLWTAGVPVLGICYGQQTMMQQLGGLVESGHGTAEFGRAFVTRKGADLEILDGWFQAGDEQVWMSHGDHVSQIAPGFEVYGTSPNAPFAITADPSRRFFAVQFHPEVHHTPKGAKLYENFVRLAGFTGDWTMAGYREEAIAKIREQVGDKQVICGLSGGVDSSVAAILIHEAIGDQLTCVFVDHGLLRKNEAAEVVKMFRDNYKIRLIAADESDLFLGELEGVSDPETKRKIIGRLFIDVFQKYANQIEGAEFLAQGTLYPDVIESVSFSGGPSVTIKSHHNVGGLPEKMGLKLVEPLRELFKDEVRALGRELGLPASFIGRHPFPGPGLAIRCPGEITREKLAILREADAVYIDQIRKHGLYDEIWQAFAAILPMKTVGVMGDGRTYDFAVSIRAVTSVDGMTADTYPFTHEFLGETMTRIINEVKGVNRVFYDLTSKPPGTIELE encoded by the coding sequence ATGACCCAGCCCCAACGCCTCCTCATCATCGATTTCGGTTCGCAAGTCACCCAGCTGATCGCGCGGCGCCTGCGCGAGCTGAATGTCTATTGCGAAATCCACCCCTATCAGCGCGTCTCTGACGCCTTTCTGACAGAATTCGCGCCCCAGGCGGTGATCCTGTCGGGCGGGCCGGATTCGGTGACCCGTGAGGGCAGCCCCCGCGCACCGGAAAGCCTGTGGACTGCCGGCGTGCCGGTCCTGGGCATCTGTTACGGCCAGCAGACCATGATGCAACAGCTGGGCGGGCTGGTGGAATCGGGTCATGGCACCGCTGAATTCGGCCGCGCCTTTGTGACCCGCAAAGGCGCCGATCTCGAGATCCTCGACGGCTGGTTCCAGGCTGGTGACGAACAGGTCTGGATGAGCCATGGCGACCATGTGTCGCAGATCGCTCCGGGCTTTGAGGTCTATGGCACCTCGCCCAATGCGCCTTTTGCGATCACCGCCGATCCCTCGCGCCGCTTCTTTGCCGTGCAGTTCCATCCCGAAGTGCATCACACCCCCAAGGGTGCGAAGCTTTACGAGAATTTCGTGCGGCTTGCGGGCTTTACCGGCGACTGGACCATGGCCGGCTACCGCGAGGAAGCCATCGCGAAGATCCGCGAACAGGTCGGCGACAAACAGGTGATCTGCGGGTTGTCGGGCGGCGTTGACAGCTCTGTCGCGGCAATCCTGATCCATGAGGCGATCGGCGACCAGCTGACCTGCGTCTTTGTCGATCACGGCCTCCTGCGGAAAAACGAGGCGGCGGAAGTCGTCAAAATGTTCCGCGACAATTACAAGATCAGGCTGATCGCGGCGGATGAATCCGACCTCTTCCTCGGCGAGCTTGAAGGCGTGTCCGACCCGGAAACCAAGCGCAAGATAATCGGCAGGCTCTTCATCGACGTGTTCCAGAAATACGCGAACCAGATCGAAGGCGCCGAGTTCCTCGCCCAGGGCACCCTCTATCCCGATGTGATTGAATCGGTCTCCTTCAGCGGCGGGCCTTCGGTCACGATCAAATCGCACCATAATGTCGGCGGCCTGCCGGAAAAGATGGGCCTGAAACTGGTGGAGCCGCTGCGCGAGCTCTTCAAGGACGAGGTCCGTGCCCTTGGCCGCGAGCTTGGCCTGCCGGCGTCCTTCATCGGCCGCCACCCCTTCCCCGGCCCGGGCCTTGCGATCCGCTGCCCTGGCGAGATCACCCGCGAGAAACTCGCCATCCTGCGCGAGGCCGATGCGGTCTATATCGACCAGATCCGCAAACACGGGCTCTATGACGAGATCTGGCAGGCTTTCGCGGCGATCCTGCCGATGAAAACCGTGGGCGTGATGGGTGACGGGCGCACCTATGATTTCGCGGTCTCAATCCGCGCGGTGACGAGCGTAGACGGCATGACCGCCGACACATACCCCTTCACCCATGAGTTCTTGGGCGAAACGATGACGCGGATCATCAACGAGGTGAAAGGCGTCAACCGGGTGTTCTACGACCTGACCTCGAAACCGCCGGGCACCATCGAGCTGGAATAA
- a CDS encoding 2'-deoxycytidine 5'-triphosphate deaminase, with product MAKSGVLPDHAIRVLMADGAIAATSPILDAQVQPASLDLRLGRYAWRVRASFLAGRGRRVSARLEEFAMHRIDLSEGAVLEKGCVYLIELAESLALPKGITAVANAKSSTGRLDLLTRTITDGGTEFDRIPEAYSGPLYAEVCPRSFSVLVREGQRLNQIRFRAGEARLSDADLVKLHHEVPLVDGTPVISEGLGFSVDLRPTEGTLAGYRAKPHTGVIDLDRIAHYPARDFWEEVHSEDGSIILDPGAFYILVSREAVTIPPDHAAEMAPYLAMVGEFRVHYAGFFDPGFGHDAAGGHGSRGVLEVRCHEAPFVLEHGQVVGRLVYERMSSPPGRIYGADLKSNYQGQGLKLAKQFR from the coding sequence ATGGCAAAGAGCGGCGTCCTGCCCGATCACGCAATCCGCGTATTGATGGCTGACGGGGCCATTGCAGCAACCAGCCCGATCCTTGATGCCCAGGTGCAGCCAGCGAGCCTCGACCTGCGGCTCGGGCGGTATGCCTGGCGGGTGCGGGCTTCGTTCCTCGCCGGCCGAGGCCGCCGCGTCAGCGCGCGGCTTGAGGAATTTGCGATGCATCGCATCGACCTCAGCGAAGGCGCCGTGCTGGAAAAGGGCTGCGTCTATCTGATCGAACTGGCCGAAAGCCTCGCTTTGCCCAAAGGAATCACTGCGGTCGCCAATGCCAAAAGCTCGACCGGGCGGCTGGATCTGCTGACCCGCACCATCACCGATGGCGGCACCGAATTTGACCGGATCCCCGAAGCTTACAGCGGCCCGCTTTATGCCGAGGTCTGCCCACGCTCCTTCTCGGTCCTCGTGCGCGAGGGCCAGCGCCTGAACCAGATCCGGTTTCGTGCGGGCGAAGCCCGCCTCTCGGATGCCGATCTTGTGAAGCTGCATCATGAGGTGCCGCTGGTCGATGGCACACCTGTGATTTCCGAAGGCCTCGGCTTTTCCGTCGATCTGCGCCCGACCGAGGGCACCCTGGCCGGTTACCGCGCCAAGCCCCATACCGGGGTGATCGACCTCGACCGCATCGCCCATTACCCGGCGCGCGATTTCTGGGAAGAGGTCCATAGCGAAGACGGCAGCATTATCCTCGACCCCGGCGCGTTTTATATCCTCGTCTCGCGCGAGGCCGTGACGATCCCGCCCGATCATGCCGCCGAAATGGCGCCCTACCTGGCGATGGTGGGCGAGTTCCGCGTACATTATGCGGGCTTTTTCGACCCCGGTTTCGGCCATGATGCCGCTGGCGGCCATGGCTCGCGTGGCGTGCTGGAAGTCCGCTGCCACGAAGCCCCCTTCGTGCTGGAACATGGCCAGGTGGTGGGGCGGCTGGTTTATGAGCGGATGTCGTCGCCGCCCGGTCGGATCTACGGTGCCGATCTGAAATCGAACTACCAGGGTCAGGGCCTGAAACTGGCGAAACAGTTCCGCTGA
- a CDS encoding MerR family transcriptional regulator: MDKSPDAFRTISEVAEVLDTPAHVLRFWETRFPQIRPVKRAGGRRYYRPSDLALLAGIRRLLHEEGMTIRGVQKILREQGVRHVAGLTDETSAEEEALISAMSVKTTRRGAEVTRLTPREANEASIEALESEAHDAQTRNAGPDSDTGDLSAGETTGTVIAFPGEPSREAPPDSDLPETSPQSTEPPVKEPALSAFDPRQSMFPGFEPPHDPDESLVMTTAEETEEEEAQLHNPDDLSARPDAQFPAGAGADADLADHEEAPFAFDIGPEDDLAAETASITAFPIPEADRVTVAESDRLAEQSADAARETDATGAAGPEPADTLTGNPSETPAFRPQTLAARLRALPPGSLSARNDSLRALSRRITALRQRLSEAQKHGG, encoded by the coding sequence ATGGACAAATCTCCCGACGCCTTCCGGACCATCTCGGAAGTCGCCGAGGTGCTGGATACCCCGGCCCATGTGCTGCGCTTCTGGGAAACGCGGTTCCCGCAGATTCGTCCGGTGAAACGGGCGGGCGGGCGGCGCTATTACCGCCCCTCTGATCTGGCATTGCTGGCCGGGATAAGGCGGCTTTTGCATGAAGAGGGCATGACGATCCGTGGCGTGCAGAAGATCCTGCGCGAACAGGGGGTGCGCCATGTCGCCGGCCTGACCGATGAGACCAGCGCCGAGGAAGAGGCGCTGATTTCTGCGATGTCGGTCAAAACCACCCGGCGCGGCGCCGAGGTGACCAGGCTGACCCCGCGCGAGGCCAATGAGGCCAGTATCGAAGCGCTTGAGAGCGAAGCGCATGACGCACAGACGCGCAATGCCGGGCCTGATTCTGACACAGGTGATCTTTCCGCAGGCGAGACCACCGGAACCGTCATCGCCTTCCCCGGCGAGCCGTCCCGCGAAGCGCCCCCGGACTCCGATCTGCCGGAAACCAGCCCACAATCCACAGAGCCGCCCGTGAAAGAGCCTGCCTTGTCTGCCTTCGATCCGCGTCAGTCGATGTTCCCGGGCTTTGAACCGCCCCATGATCCGGACGAATCTCTGGTAATGACCACAGCGGAAGAGACAGAAGAGGAAGAGGCGCAGCTCCACAATCCCGATGATCTGTCTGCCCGGCCCGACGCTCAGTTTCCTGCCGGGGCCGGGGCGGATGCGGATCTGGCCGATCATGAAGAGGCGCCTTTCGCCTTTGATATCGGCCCCGAAGATGACCTCGCCGCAGAAACGGCAAGCATCACTGCCTTCCCGATTCCCGAGGCGGACCGCGTGACAGTCGCAGAGTCGGATCGTCTGGCTGAACAAAGCGCGGATGCAGCGCGCGAAACGGATGCCACCGGCGCTGCCGGACCAGAGCCAGCAGATACACTGACCGGAAACCCCAGCGAAACACCCGCCTTCCGTCCGCAGACACTCGCAGCACGGCTGCGGGCGCTGCCACCGGGAAGCCTGTCTGCGCGCAATGATTCCCTTCGCGCCCTTTCACGGCGCATCACCGCGCTCCGTCAGAGGCTTTCCGAAGCGCAAAAGCACGGCGGCTGA
- the ihfA gene encoding integration host factor subunit alpha, with protein sequence MSEKTLTRMDLTEAVFREVGLSRNESADLVETVLQHVSDALVAGETVKISSFGTFSVRAKTARVGRNPKTGDEVPISPRRVLTFRPSHLMKDRVAAGSGS encoded by the coding sequence ATGAGTGAGAAAACGCTTACACGGATGGATCTGACCGAAGCGGTGTTCCGCGAAGTCGGGCTGAGCCGCAACGAATCTGCCGACCTGGTTGAAACCGTGCTGCAGCATGTCTCTGACGCGCTGGTTGCCGGCGAGACCGTCAAGATTTCGTCTTTCGGCACCTTCTCGGTACGGGCGAAAACGGCGCGGGTCGGCCGCAACCCAAAGACCGGCGACGAGGTTCCGATCTCGCCCCGGCGGGTGCTGACCTTCCGTCCCTCGCATCTGATGAAAGATCGCGTGGCGGCCGGCTCCGGAAGCTGA
- a CDS encoding beta-ketoacyl-ACP synthase III: MTLRAVVRGVGHYLPERVVPNSEFEKLVETSDEWIRSRSGIERRHFAAEGQMTSDLACKAAEAALAQAGMTADDIDAIVVATSTPDLTFPSVATMVQGRLGMTKGFAFDVQAVCAGFVFALSNANALIVSGQAKRALVIGAETFSRLMDWTDRGTCVLFGDGAGALVLEAVEGQGDNADRGILATDLNSDGRFRDLLYVDGGTSTGTTGHLRMEGKEVFRHAVEKLAETAHASLDKLGLTGDDVDWIVPHQANIRIIESTAKRMKVPMERVVVTVQDHGNTSAASIPLAMSVGHARGQIKQGDLLVAEAIGGGLAWGSVVLRW; encoded by the coding sequence ATGACTTTGCGTGCAGTCGTCAGGGGCGTAGGGCATTACCTGCCCGAGCGGGTAGTTCCGAATTCCGAATTCGAAAAACTGGTCGAGACCTCTGACGAATGGATTCGCTCGCGCTCGGGGATCGAGCGCCGCCATTTCGCGGCTGAAGGTCAGATGACCTCGGATCTGGCCTGCAAAGCGGCCGAGGCCGCCCTGGCCCAGGCCGGAATGACCGCCGATGACATCGACGCGATAGTCGTCGCCACCTCGACCCCTGACCTGACCTTCCCTTCGGTTGCGACCATGGTGCAGGGCCGGCTCGGCATGACAAAGGGATTCGCCTTTGACGTGCAGGCGGTCTGCGCCGGTTTCGTCTTCGCGCTCTCGAATGCCAATGCGCTGATCGTGTCGGGCCAGGCGAAACGCGCGCTGGTGATCGGGGCCGAGACCTTCTCGCGGCTGATGGACTGGACCGATCGCGGCACCTGTGTGCTGTTCGGCGACGGCGCCGGCGCGCTGGTTCTTGAGGCCGTCGAAGGCCAGGGAGACAATGCGGATCGCGGCATCCTCGCCACCGACCTGAATTCCGACGGTCGCTTCCGCGATCTGCTTTACGTCGATGGCGGCACCTCGACCGGCACCACCGGGCATCTGCGGATGGAAGGCAAGGAAGTCTTCCGTCATGCTGTCGAGAAACTGGCCGAGACCGCACATGCCTCGCTCGACAAGCTGGGGCTGACGGGCGACGATGTCGACTGGATCGTGCCGCATCAGGCCAATATCCGCATCATCGAATCGACCGCGAAACGGATGAAGGTTCCGATGGAGCGGGTGGTCGTCACCGTGCAGGATCACGGCAATACGTCGGCCGCATCGATTCCCCTCGCCATGTCGGTCGGCCATGCGCGTGGCCAGATCAAACAGGGTGACCTGCTGGTCGCCGAGGCAATCGGCGGCGGTCTTGCCTGGGGTTCGGTCGTTCTGCGCTGGTAA
- the plsX gene encoding phosphate acyltransferase PlsX: protein MKSVKDTSPAGTAARVIISADAMGGDQGPAVFVAGLADSIARNPDLFVILHGDEAQLSALVAKTPVLAGRVELRHATEVVTMEDKPAQVMRHGQNTSMWAAIDCVRNGEAGAAVSCGNTGALMAVSMIRLRKLPGINRPAIACLWPSRNPGGFNVMLDVGADVKAEPSDLLQYAVMGSAYASLGLSIQRPRVGLLNVGTEDHKGRAELKEANEILAAHAASGGFTHVGFVEGNEIPGARADVIVTDGFTGNVALKTGEGTAKLVVERLREAFTAGFFAKIAALLAMRSLRRFQKNIDPRRVNGGVFLGLKGTVVKSHGGSDATGISAAIGLARRLALSGLTERIAARLASIETARQDGASEETGPEGSPEGSSGAAGTGPAKEGGSSV from the coding sequence ATGAAGAGCGTGAAAGACACCTCGCCTGCCGGCACTGCTGCCCGCGTTATCATATCTGCGGATGCTATGGGCGGTGACCAGGGCCCGGCGGTTTTTGTCGCCGGCCTTGCCGATTCCATCGCCCGGAATCCTGATCTCTTCGTCATCCTTCATGGCGACGAGGCGCAGCTCTCTGCCCTGGTTGCAAAGACCCCGGTCCTCGCAGGCCGGGTTGAACTGCGTCACGCGACCGAAGTGGTGACGATGGAGGACAAGCCCGCCCAGGTGATGCGCCATGGCCAGAACACCTCGATGTGGGCGGCGATTGACTGCGTCAGGAATGGCGAGGCGGGGGCCGCGGTCTCCTGCGGCAATACCGGCGCACTGATGGCGGTGTCGATGATCCGGCTGCGCAAGCTGCCGGGGATCAATCGCCCTGCGATTGCCTGCCTCTGGCCCTCGCGCAATCCCGGCGGCTTTAACGTGATGCTGGATGTCGGCGCCGATGTGAAGGCAGAGCCCTCGGATCTTTTGCAATATGCGGTGATGGGATCGGCCTATGCCTCGCTTGGTCTGTCGATCCAGCGCCCGCGTGTTGGCCTGCTGAATGTCGGCACCGAAGACCACAAGGGCCGGGCCGAGCTGAAAGAAGCCAATGAGATCCTTGCCGCCCATGCGGCTTCGGGCGGCTTCACCCATGTCGGTTTTGTCGAAGGCAATGAAATCCCCGGCGCCCGCGCTGACGTGATCGTGACCGATGGCTTTACCGGCAATGTCGCGCTGAAAACCGGCGAAGGCACCGCAAAACTGGTGGTCGAACGCCTGCGCGAAGCCTTTACCGCCGGTTTCTTCGCGAAAATCGCGGCACTGCTGGCGATGCGCTCGCTCAGACGGTTTCAGAAGAATATCGACCCGCGCCGCGTCAATGGCGGCGTCTTCCTCGGGCTGAAAGGCACCGTGGTCAAATCGCATGGCGGATCCGATGCGACCGGCATTTCGGCGGCCATCGGGCTGGCGCGGCGCCTCGCGCTCAGCGGGCTGACCGAACGGATCGCGGCCCGGCTTGCATCTATCGAAACAGCGCGTCAGGATGGTGCGTCTGAGGAAACGGGGCCAGAGGGGTCACCGGAGGGATCTTCCGGTGCAGCCGGAACCGGTCCCGCGAAAGAGGGCGGTTCATCCGTATGA
- the rpmF gene encoding 50S ribosomal protein L32: MAVPQNRVTKSRRNMRRAHDALVAANPNECNNCGELKRPHHVCPSCGHYDSKEVVAVAREVDIDEDAA, translated from the coding sequence ATGGCCGTCCCTCAGAACCGAGTTACCAAATCCCGCCGCAACATGCGCCGCGCTCATGACGCGCTGGTTGCTGCGAATCCGAACGAATGCAACAACTGCGGCGAGCTGAAGCGCCCGCACCATGTCTGCCCGTCCTGCGGCCACTACGATTCGAAAGAAGTCGTGGCTGTGGCACGCGAAGTCGATATCGACGAAGACGCGGCATAA
- a CDS encoding DUF177 domain-containing protein, with amino-acid sequence MAAKTPNPPAPAAAEGRDSTAPVLRAATLSHRKPTRFRWRPDAAGRAELARSLDLPRIDRFTFVGEILPEGRADFRLVARMEADVTQSCVVTLAPVPAKIDEEVRRSFLSDWTPPEAEEFEIPEGDSEEALPEVLDIADVAREALALALPPWPRSEGAELGETVFAPPGETPLTQEALKPFAGLAGLLKKGDKPDGAQES; translated from the coding sequence ATGGCAGCCAAGACCCCCAATCCGCCCGCCCCCGCAGCCGCCGAAGGCCGCGACAGCACTGCACCGGTTCTGCGCGCGGCCACGCTTTCGCATCGCAAGCCCACGCGCTTTCGCTGGCGCCCGGACGCGGCGGGGCGGGCCGAACTCGCCCGGAGCCTCGATCTGCCACGAATCGACCGCTTTACCTTTGTCGGCGAGATCCTGCCGGAAGGCCGCGCCGATTTCCGTCTGGTCGCCAGAATGGAGGCCGATGTGACCCAGTCCTGTGTCGTCACCCTCGCCCCCGTCCCCGCGAAGATCGACGAAGAGGTCAGGCGCAGCTTCCTCTCAGACTGGACGCCCCCCGAGGCCGAGGAATTCGAGATCCCCGAAGGCGACAGTGAAGAGGCGCTTCCCGAAGTGCTCGACATTGCCGATGTCGCCCGTGAGGCGCTGGCGCTGGCGCTGCCGCCCTGGCCGCGCTCCGAAGGAGCAGAGCTTGGCGAGACGGTCTTTGCGCCCCCCGGCGAGACGCCCCTGACACAAGAGGCCCTGAAACCTTTTGCCGGGCTTGCGGGTCTTCTGAAAAAAGGCGACAAGCCCGATGGTGCACAGGAATCGTGA
- a CDS encoding outer membrane protein assembly factor BamE gives MAGRTGMALRMAALGLLLMVAACAKVYRNHGYVPDDTELAKVQVGVDTRDTVATKIGRPSAQGLLNDLGWFYVQSRFEHYGPKEPTEIERQVVAINFSENGTVQNIGRYGLEDGRVIELSRRVTETNIKGVSLIGQLLGNVGRIQASDLVRN, from the coding sequence ATGGCAGGCAGGACTGGAATGGCGCTGCGTATGGCGGCCCTGGGGCTTCTGCTCATGGTCGCGGCCTGTGCGAAAGTCTATCGCAATCACGGCTATGTTCCCGATGATACCGAACTGGCGAAGGTCCAGGTGGGCGTCGATACCCGCGACACGGTGGCGACAAAAATCGGTCGCCCCTCGGCCCAGGGTCTGCTGAATGACCTGGGCTGGTTCTATGTGCAGAGCCGGTTCGAACATTACGGCCCTAAAGAACCGACAGAGATCGAACGCCAGGTCGTCGCGATCAACTTCTCGGAAAACGGCACGGTGCAGAATATCGGTCGTTACGGACTTGAAGATGGCCGCGTGATCGAATTGTCGCGCCGAGTGACCGAAACGAATATCAAGGGCGTGAGCCTTATCGGCCAGCTTCTGGGCAATGTGGGCCGTATTCAGGCCAGCGACCTCGTCCGGAACTGA